The DNA region AAATCGAACATCTATTCTTTTGCAATTTAAGTTGATCCGAGGATGACACATTTAGTTTGCAAGCACGGCAATTTGGTGGCAATAGAATAAACGCATGGATGGATTTTTCACGTTTGGCAACTAAACTGAATTGACATCTTGGGCAAACATAAACGCCATAAAAACGTTAAATATGCCATATGGTAAAAATATGACGTCGGATTTGTGGTTGAGTCGAAATTTTCATAAGCACACCACATGTTTACGTGACCAATATGTATTGTGGCACCAGCTAACCGTACGTGGCACATGCAGGTGACACGGCTAGCGTGCGGAGGCTTCATCCTAGCAGTGCGGATGATGCACACGATGGCGGACGCGCCGGGGATGGTGCAGTTCCTGGCTGCCGTGGCTGAGCTGGCACGGGGCGCCACGGTGCCATGCCGGTGTGGGGGCGTCGTCGCAGGCGCCTCCTCAAGCCTGTGTTTGATGGTGTTGATGTCGTCATCATCGCTGCTGCCGCAGCACCGTGAGGATGCCGTCGTCGTCGTCACCGCCGCAGCCCCGTGTCGATGTCGATCTCGTCGTCATCGTCGCCGTCACAGCCCCATGTCGATAtcatcgccgtcgccgccgcagCTTCATGTCCATGTGTTCCCTACTAGGAACTCACAAATCCTGGAATTAAACAATG from Triticum urartu cultivar G1812 unplaced genomic scaffold, Tu2.1 TuUngrouped_contig_30, whole genome shotgun sequence includes:
- the LOC125527140 gene encoding uncharacterized protein LOC125527140; its protein translation is MTTRSTSTRGCGGDDDDGILTAPATTPPHRHGTVAPRASSATAARNCTIPGASAIVCIIRTARMKPPHASRVTCMCHVRLAGATIHIGHVNMWCAYENFDSTTNPTSYFYHMAYLTFLWRLCLPKMSIQFSCQTKRRSGVPRTSDEPGTSKMRSSSPGKGGCKASPKCFKLTSALASMNSTPSPVQSTASLRPSSSLRRPANG